In a single window of the Desulfovibrio mangrovi genome:
- a CDS encoding ribonucleoside triphosphate reductase: MPKQILKRDGCIETWSLDRIANAIFKALKGSGIKDPLLSKRLAGKVEKKLEGIDMPEQEHVQDMVQQVLMEARLYTVAERYIIYREKRREMRSQNQAYLDISSMIESYLDRSDWRVQENSNMGHSFQGLILHMAGSVQARYVLEKYPEEIRLAHNHGYFHIHDLSFGLAGYCSGWSLRDLLLEGFNLEGRSCSAPAKHFDSACGQIVNFLGTLQNEWAGAQAFNNVDTYLAPFIRHDGLTYKQVRQQLQKMIFNLNTTSRWGGQSPFTNFTFDMVPPTHIASEPVIIGGAYQDSTYGEYAEEMEMINRAFLEVMLEGDSDGRIFSFPIPTYNVTKDFAWDSEAGRLLLQLTAKYGVPYFQNFINSDLNPEDVRSMCCRLQMDLREIRKKTGGLFGAGDLTGSIGVVTLNLPKLAYLAHNEEDFFDLITEYAELAKDSLEFKRKLCEQNLDAGMFPYSRRYLKNGYNGHFSTIGVIGGHEACLNMLGKGIESEGGLRLMRRVLDHLRSLTLSFQEETGHLYNLEATPGEGTCYRLAKIDKDLYEDIKTSGDSVPYYTNSTLLPVGITGDVFYALEHQNELQTLYNGGTVFHTFLGESVPDEDSVKNYLLKAMSQTKMPYISVTPTFSICKSHGYLHGEHFNCPTCGADAEVYTRVVGYYRPVGRWNKGKQEEYRERQEYGMTTFCECR; encoded by the coding sequence ATGCCCAAACAGATTCTCAAACGTGACGGTTGTATCGAAACCTGGTCTCTGGACCGCATTGCCAACGCCATTTTCAAAGCCCTGAAGGGCAGCGGCATCAAAGACCCCCTGCTTTCCAAACGCCTTGCAGGCAAGGTGGAAAAGAAGCTTGAAGGTATCGACATGCCCGAACAGGAGCACGTGCAGGACATGGTTCAGCAAGTGCTCATGGAGGCACGTCTCTACACCGTTGCCGAGCGATACATCATCTATCGCGAAAAGCGCCGCGAAATGCGCAGCCAGAATCAGGCCTACCTCGACATCTCCTCGATGATCGAAAGCTATCTGGACCGCAGCGACTGGCGCGTGCAGGAAAACTCCAACATGGGCCACTCTTTCCAGGGCCTCATCCTGCATATGGCCGGTTCCGTGCAGGCACGCTACGTGCTTGAAAAGTACCCCGAAGAAATCCGCCTGGCCCATAACCACGGCTATTTCCATATTCACGATCTTTCCTTCGGTCTCGCCGGCTACTGCTCCGGCTGGAGCCTGCGCGACCTGCTGCTGGAAGGCTTCAACCTTGAAGGCCGCAGCTGTTCCGCGCCCGCCAAGCATTTCGACTCCGCCTGCGGGCAGATCGTCAACTTCCTCGGCACGCTCCAGAACGAATGGGCCGGTGCGCAGGCGTTCAACAACGTGGACACCTACCTTGCACCCTTCATCCGCCACGACGGCCTCACCTACAAGCAGGTGCGCCAGCAGTTGCAGAAGATGATCTTCAACCTGAACACCACCTCCCGTTGGGGCGGCCAGAGCCCGTTCACCAACTTTACCTTCGACATGGTTCCGCCCACGCATATCGCCAGCGAACCCGTGATCATCGGTGGTGCGTATCAGGATTCCACCTACGGCGAATACGCCGAGGAAATGGAAATGATCAACCGCGCCTTCCTCGAAGTGATGCTGGAAGGCGACTCCGACGGCCGCATCTTCTCCTTCCCCATCCCCACGTACAACGTGACCAAGGACTTTGCGTGGGATTCCGAAGCGGGCCGCCTGCTGCTGCAGCTCACCGCCAAGTACGGCGTTCCCTACTTCCAGAACTTCATCAACTCGGACCTGAATCCCGAAGACGTGCGTTCCATGTGCTGCCGCCTGCAGATGGACCTGCGCGAAATCCGCAAGAAGACCGGCGGCCTCTTCGGCGCAGGCGACCTGACCGGCTCCATTGGCGTGGTCACGCTGAACCTGCCCAAGCTCGCCTACCTTGCGCACAATGAAGAGGACTTCTTCGACCTCATCACCGAGTACGCAGAGCTGGCCAAGGACTCCCTCGAATTCAAGCGCAAGCTGTGCGAACAGAACCTTGATGCGGGCATGTTCCCCTACAGCCGCCGCTACCTGAAGAACGGCTACAACGGCCACTTCTCCACCATCGGCGTCATCGGCGGACACGAAGCCTGCCTCAACATGCTCGGCAAGGGCATTGAATCCGAAGGCGGCCTGCGCCTCATGCGCCGCGTGCTGGACCACCTGCGTTCGCTTACCCTGAGCTTCCAGGAAGAAACGGGCCACCTCTACAACCTTGAAGCCACCCCCGGCGAAGGCACCTGCTACCGCCTCGCCAAGATCGACAAGGATCTGTACGAGGACATCAAGACCTCCGGCGACTCCGTGCCCTACTACACCAACTCCACCCTGCTGCCCGTGGGCATCACCGGAGATGTGTTCTACGCACTGGAGCACCAGAACGAACTGCAGACCCTGTACAACGGCGGCACTGTGTTCCACACCTTCCTCGGCGAATCCGTACCGGACGAGGACAGCGTGAAGAACTACCTGCTCAAGGCCATGAGCCAGACCAAGATGCCCTACATCTCGGTCACGCCCACCTTCTCCATCTGCAAGTCGCACGGCTACCTGCACGGCGAACACTTCAACTGCCCCACCTGCGGAGCGGATGCTGAAGTGTACACCCGCGTCGTGGGCTACTACCGTCCTGTCGGCCGCTGGAACAAGGGCAAGCAGGAGGAATACCGCGAGCGTCAGGAATACGGCATGACCACCTTCTGCGAATGCCGCTAG
- a CDS encoding flagellin translates to MAVDTNQLIVSLSMQLLQQDLLTNTLFSGGQVGRDLRSMLLQDSAALKLTDPSSAALTGRIRSDAGMFRQASKNVSEAASITLQSESNVETLRQSLDRMKEIADGVADGTITAAAGQSEYNDLVTKIDGIIASTSYNGMKLFDSAGWAGDERITVSGTSGVPGTTGKVAIQAGDSSFNISLQDLSFIADRSFATLGSVNGLTMVGATDLADAAAAATTSSRVSSLSSYVSGIESMLEGRAADLASQASGLSAQASILDAAANTRAKTNESRSLEQLVLDYIVNNVGKIIDSST, encoded by the coding sequence ATGGCCGTGGATACCAATCAGCTCATCGTCAGTCTGTCCATGCAGCTTCTGCAGCAGGACCTGCTTACCAATACTCTTTTTTCGGGCGGGCAGGTGGGGCGTGATCTGCGCAGCATGCTGCTGCAGGACAGCGCCGCGCTTAAATTGACTGATCCTTCCAGTGCCGCTTTGACCGGACGTATCCGCAGCGATGCCGGAATGTTCCGTCAGGCCTCCAAGAACGTTTCCGAGGCCGCGTCCATTACCTTGCAGTCTGAGAGCAATGTGGAGACCCTGCGCCAGTCCCTTGACCGCATGAAGGAGATAGCAGACGGCGTGGCGGACGGCACCATCACCGCGGCAGCCGGGCAGTCGGAATATAATGATCTGGTCACCAAGATAGACGGCATCATCGCTTCGACGTCCTACAACGGTATGAAGCTTTTCGACAGCGCGGGCTGGGCCGGTGACGAGCGCATAACCGTGAGCGGCACCTCCGGCGTTCCCGGCACCACGGGCAAGGTCGCCATTCAGGCAGGGGACAGCAGTTTCAACATTTCCCTGCAGGATCTTTCCTTCATTGCGGACCGCAGTTTCGCCACGCTGGGCAGTGTGAACGGCCTGACCATGGTGGGTGCAACCGACCTTGCCGATGCCGCAGCGGCAGCCACCACCTCTTCCCGCGTTTCGTCCCTGTCATCCTATGTCTCAGGTATAGAGAGTATGCTTGAAGGGCGCGCGGCAGACCTTGCCTCGCAGGCTTCCGGCCTGAGCGCGCAGGCTTCCATTCTGGATGCCGCCGCGAATACCCGTGCCAAGACCAACGAGTCCCGTTCGCTTGAGCAGCTTGTTCTGGACTACATCGTCAACAATGTCGGCAAGATCATAGACAGCTCCACGTAA
- a CDS encoding methyl-accepting chemotaxis protein, which translates to MKLGLRERILLPIMGCIVIGMGLSSLLTYNLSRQAVEQAMNGQATMTAQTLSRQIGLWMDELQSTVTREAKWTGYASLLAHQGEDRMEVDEAAKQLTNLAQHSRYASSVSLADANGTVLASSVRSQENTLNIGDRSYFKGALLGSAVVSEPLTTKDSGHPIIVVAAPVMVNAKAVGVLFAAVELTELSNIIIDPIQIGENGYAFALSSKGDFVAHPDHTLILNGESRKTDWMRTMLREGSGRITYTFNGIEKTVSFTEEPRTGWIIGVGAATDDIFASIDEIRISSMAITAGVAIVAATIIFFIVRGIVAAIRRTMDFATGIAEGDLNGSLELSRQDELGTLAAALRTMVSRLKDMIAASERCAEEARNESLKAQAATREAEEARKDAENARQEGMLHAASQLDSIVLRIHASAKALNGHIDEARQGADLQRERTMESATAIEEMNATVMEVARSASQAADHTEQARLKATDGSTVVEQVISAIEEVSTRSNRLKNDLANLGDRAKGIGSVMGVISDIADQTNLLALNAAIEAARAGDAGRGFAVVADEVRKLAEKTMVATKEVDDAIKAIQSATFENIRSMEQAEASVNSSTTLAGSAGDSLRSIVDIVQASADQVRAIATASEQQSAASEQISRGATEVNQIATHTADSMSESAKAVWELTSLADDMQQLITELKTA; encoded by the coding sequence ATGAAATTGGGTTTACGAGAACGCATTCTGCTGCCCATCATGGGCTGCATAGTCATCGGCATGGGACTATCGTCCCTGCTCACGTACAATCTATCACGGCAAGCCGTTGAGCAGGCCATGAACGGTCAGGCTACAATGACCGCACAGACCCTGTCGCGCCAGATCGGCTTATGGATGGATGAATTACAGAGCACTGTTACCCGTGAAGCCAAATGGACAGGATACGCCAGCCTTCTGGCCCATCAGGGTGAAGACCGCATGGAGGTGGATGAAGCCGCCAAACAGCTTACAAACCTTGCCCAACATTCTCGCTACGCCTCGTCTGTAAGTCTTGCGGATGCAAACGGCACGGTCCTCGCCAGTTCGGTACGCTCACAGGAGAATACGTTGAACATCGGCGACCGCAGCTATTTCAAAGGAGCTTTGCTTGGCTCCGCAGTCGTCTCGGAGCCGCTGACGACCAAAGATTCCGGCCATCCCATTATCGTGGTCGCGGCACCGGTCATGGTAAATGCAAAGGCCGTGGGCGTTCTGTTTGCAGCAGTTGAACTGACCGAACTCTCCAACATCATCATCGACCCCATACAGATCGGTGAGAACGGCTATGCCTTTGCCCTATCCTCCAAAGGTGACTTTGTGGCCCACCCGGACCATACCCTCATCCTCAACGGCGAATCCCGCAAAACAGATTGGATGCGGACCATGCTTCGTGAAGGCAGCGGGCGCATAACCTACACATTCAACGGGATTGAAAAAACCGTTAGCTTCACCGAAGAGCCCAGAACCGGCTGGATCATCGGGGTAGGGGCTGCCACGGACGATATTTTTGCCTCCATCGATGAAATCCGCATCAGCAGCATGGCCATAACGGCAGGTGTCGCCATCGTGGCGGCAACGATCATCTTCTTCATCGTGCGTGGCATTGTCGCGGCCATACGCCGGACCATGGACTTTGCCACCGGCATTGCCGAAGGCGATCTGAACGGCTCTCTCGAATTGAGCCGTCAGGATGAACTCGGCACACTCGCCGCGGCCCTGCGCACCATGGTAAGCCGTCTCAAGGACATGATCGCCGCATCGGAGCGCTGCGCCGAAGAGGCGCGCAATGAGTCACTCAAGGCACAGGCCGCCACCAGAGAGGCAGAGGAAGCCAGAAAGGATGCCGAAAACGCCAGACAGGAAGGCATGCTGCATGCGGCTTCGCAACTGGATTCCATCGTCCTCAGAATCCACGCCTCAGCCAAAGCTCTGAACGGGCACATTGATGAGGCACGACAGGGCGCTGACCTGCAACGCGAACGGACAATGGAATCCGCCACTGCCATTGAGGAGATGAATGCCACGGTCATGGAAGTTGCGCGCAGTGCCTCGCAGGCAGCGGACCACACGGAACAGGCCCGCCTCAAGGCCACAGACGGCTCAACCGTTGTGGAGCAGGTTATCAGCGCCATTGAGGAAGTGAGCACCAGATCCAACCGGTTGAAAAACGACCTGGCCAATCTGGGCGATCGGGCTAAGGGGATAGGCTCGGTCATGGGCGTCATCTCGGACATAGCGGATCAAACCAATCTGCTTGCCCTGAACGCAGCCATTGAAGCAGCCCGCGCCGGAGATGCCGGACGGGGATTTGCCGTAGTGGCGGACGAGGTCCGAAAGCTGGCGGAAAAAACCATGGTTGCCACAAAGGAAGTGGACGATGCCATAAAGGCCATCCAGAGTGCGACCTTCGAGAATATCCGCAGCATGGAGCAGGCCGAAGCCTCAGTCAACAGCTCTACCACGCTTGCAGGCTCTGCAGGGGATTCTCTGCGGTCCATTGTAGATATTGTGCAGGCCAGCGCCGATCAGGTTCGTGCCATTGCCACGGCCAGCGAGCAGCAGTCTGCCGCTTCCGAGCAGATAAGCAGAGGCGCGACCGAGGTGAACCAGATTGCCACCCACACAGCAGATTCCATGTCGGAATCCGCCAAGGCGGTCTGGGAGCTGACCAGCCTCGCGGACGACATGCAGCAGCTCATCACGGAACTCAAGACGGCATAA
- a CDS encoding helix-turn-helix transcriptional regulator: protein MPEKTSPTRTIETFIPLVHFLGAFLGANCEVVLHDASSREQSVLAIANNHITGRKVGAPLTDLALKFVANREYENRDWVMGYTTRSKDDRPLHSATYFIREADGGLAGMLCLNMDVSDLKQARELLGRMVQAMGIDDAAPKDADDHSETFSESIEDLTENLIVQIIDGAEIAPERMTAGEKMEIVRTLNARGVFLLKGTVSIVATRLAASEATIYRYLQRING, encoded by the coding sequence GTGCCCGAGAAAACATCCCCAACCCGAACCATTGAGACATTCATCCCCCTTGTCCACTTCCTCGGTGCCTTTCTGGGCGCCAACTGCGAGGTGGTGCTGCACGACGCATCCTCCAGGGAGCAGTCCGTGCTCGCCATCGCCAACAACCACATTACGGGCCGCAAGGTCGGTGCCCCCCTTACCGACCTCGCGCTGAAGTTCGTGGCCAACCGCGAGTATGAAAACCGCGACTGGGTCATGGGCTACACCACGCGCTCCAAGGACGACCGTCCGCTCCACTCCGCCACCTACTTCATCCGTGAAGCAGACGGCGGGCTGGCAGGCATGCTGTGCCTGAACATGGACGTTTCGGACCTGAAGCAGGCCCGCGAGCTGCTCGGCCGCATGGTGCAGGCCATGGGCATTGACGATGCCGCCCCCAAGGATGCCGACGACCACAGCGAAACCTTCTCCGAATCCATTGAAGATCTGACCGAGAACCTGATCGTGCAGATCATAGATGGTGCGGAAATCGCCCCCGAGCGCATGACCGCAGGCGAGAAGATGGAAATCGTGCGCACCCTGAACGCCCGCGGCGTGTTTCTGCTCAAAGGCACCGTCAGCATTGTGGCCACCCGCCTCGCCGCCTCGGAGGCCACCATCTACAGGTACCTGCAGCGCATTAACGGCTAG
- a CDS encoding dicarboxylate/amino acid:cation symporter, with protein MSHSQKRKGEFGLILQLLMGIAAGVAIGLVCNEAAMEVIATIKYVLGQVIFYTVPLVIIAFIAPAITRLGQNASKMLAAGVSFAYLSAVGAASMAAIAGYMIIPHLSIATQVEGLKEIPEVLFQLNIPAIMPVMTALFTAIMLGVATLWSNAKTFEKLLGEFEGIMLQVVTKVVIPVLPFFIAATFAGLAYEGSLTKQLPVFLQVIGIVLVGHVVWLTVLYTIGGIISGRNPLDVIRHYSPAYLTAVGTMSSAATLPVALECASKSPVLSRNTVEFMVPLGATIHLCGSVLTETFFAMTISQMLYGQLPELHTMVLFIALFGIFAIGAPGVPGGTVMASLGIVVSVLGFDPAGVALLLAIFALQDSFGTACNVTGDGALALMLEGIFNRNGELQTEQARA; from the coding sequence ATGTCTCACAGCCAAAAACGAAAAGGCGAGTTCGGCCTCATTCTCCAGCTTCTCATGGGCATTGCCGCCGGTGTCGCAATCGGCCTCGTCTGCAATGAAGCGGCAATGGAAGTCATTGCCACCATCAAGTATGTTCTCGGTCAGGTCATTTTCTACACCGTGCCGCTGGTCATCATCGCATTCATCGCGCCCGCCATCACGCGGCTCGGACAGAATGCGAGCAAGATGCTCGCGGCGGGCGTTTCGTTTGCCTACCTTTCCGCAGTAGGTGCCGCATCCATGGCAGCTATCGCGGGCTACATGATCATTCCGCACCTCTCCATCGCCACGCAGGTGGAAGGCCTCAAGGAAATTCCCGAGGTCCTGTTCCAGTTGAACATTCCGGCCATCATGCCCGTCATGACCGCGCTGTTCACCGCCATCATGCTTGGTGTGGCAACGCTGTGGAGCAACGCCAAGACTTTTGAAAAACTGCTCGGCGAGTTTGAAGGCATCATGCTGCAGGTGGTGACCAAGGTTGTCATTCCCGTGCTGCCCTTCTTCATTGCCGCCACCTTTGCGGGTCTGGCCTATGAAGGCAGCCTGACCAAGCAGCTGCCCGTCTTCCTGCAGGTCATCGGCATCGTACTGGTAGGCCACGTCGTATGGCTGACCGTGCTCTACACCATCGGCGGCATCATCTCCGGCCGCAACCCCCTCGACGTCATCCGCCACTATTCCCCGGCGTACCTGACCGCAGTGGGCACCATGTCCAGCGCCGCCACCCTGCCTGTTGCGCTGGAGTGCGCTTCCAAGTCGCCCGTGCTCAGCCGCAATACCGTCGAGTTCATGGTTCCGCTCGGTGCCACCATCCACCTGTGCGGCTCCGTCCTCACGGAAACCTTCTTCGCCATGACCATATCCCAGATGCTTTACGGCCAGCTGCCTGAACTGCACACCATGGTGCTGTTCATCGCGCTCTTCGGCATCTTCGCCATCGGCGCTCCCGGGGTTCCCGGCGGCACCGTTATGGCCTCCCTCGGCATCGTGGTAAGCGTTCTCGGCTTCGACCCCGCAGGCGTCGCCCTGCTGCTGGCCATCTTCGCCCTGCAGGACAGCTTCGGCACCGCCTGCAACGTCACCGGCGACGGCGCTCTGGCGCTGATGCTGGAAGGCATCTTCAACCGCAACGGCGAACTGCAGACAGAACAGGCACGCGCCTAG
- a CDS encoding RidA family protein yields the protein MSDIIKTDKAPAAIGPYSQGTILGNLVFTSGQLPIVTATGVMPETIEEQAKASLENVKAILEAAGSSMSKVMKTTVFLSDMNNFAAFNAVYSTYFAEPFPARSCVQVARLPKDALVEIEAIAER from the coding sequence ATGTCTGACATCATCAAAACCGATAAGGCCCCCGCAGCCATCGGCCCCTATTCGCAGGGAACCATACTCGGCAATCTCGTGTTCACCTCCGGCCAACTGCCCATCGTGACGGCCACCGGCGTCATGCCCGAAACCATCGAGGAACAGGCCAAGGCTTCCCTTGAAAACGTGAAGGCCATTCTGGAAGCTGCAGGTTCCTCCATGAGCAAGGTAATGAAGACCACCGTGTTCCTGAGTGACATGAACAACTTTGCGGCGTTCAACGCAGTGTACTCCACCTACTTTGCAGAGCCCTTCCCGGCCCGCAGCTGCGTTCAGGTAGCCCGCCTGCCCAAGGACGCCCTCGTCGAAATCGAAGCCATTGCGGAAAGATAG
- a CDS encoding serine dehydratase subunit alpha family protein produces the protein MTKPEWSNFIALLNREVVPALGCTEPITISLATARAVQELGTAPERITVLVSGNLLKNGMGVGVPGTGMTGLDIAAAVGATGGNAELSLEVLRDLTEEQIAAGKQMLTEKRVKVALAETAELLLADVTVFAGNDCARCVIAREHTAVVLVEKNGTEVFSAPWPGEEAGDTEWPLTMERIHDFAVNAPFETISFILEAARLNEAIAAEGMSREWGLKVGRSMEEDIQQGLRADDIASFAIKMAAAASDARMDGIMLPVMSNSGSGNQGITATVPVLAFARRLNADDEKLARALIMSHLTAIHLKHHLGRLSALCGAILAATGSSCGIVMLLGGGMREIGFAIKNMVGNIAGMICDGAKTSCALKVASAVEAGIQAALLARKGTSVSGKEGIVDDDLEVSIQNLGRLGTSGMAETDKVILDIMVSKK, from the coding sequence ATGACAAAGCCCGAATGGTCCAACTTCATCGCCCTGCTCAACCGTGAGGTGGTGCCCGCCCTTGGCTGCACCGAGCCTATTACCATCTCCCTTGCCACGGCCCGCGCCGTGCAGGAACTGGGAACCGCGCCCGAACGTATCACCGTGCTGGTGAGCGGCAACCTGCTCAAGAACGGCATGGGTGTGGGCGTGCCCGGCACCGGCATGACCGGACTGGACATCGCCGCCGCTGTGGGGGCCACGGGAGGCAATGCTGAGCTGTCGCTGGAAGTGCTGCGCGATCTGACGGAAGAACAGATTGCGGCGGGCAAACAGATGCTGACCGAAAAACGCGTGAAGGTGGCCCTTGCCGAAACCGCCGAGCTGCTCCTTGCAGACGTGACGGTCTTTGCCGGTAACGATTGCGCCCGCTGCGTCATTGCCCGTGAGCATACCGCCGTGGTGCTGGTGGAGAAGAACGGCACCGAGGTCTTCTCCGCCCCCTGGCCCGGCGAAGAGGCTGGCGACACCGAATGGCCCCTGACCATGGAACGCATTCACGACTTTGCCGTGAACGCCCCCTTCGAGACGATCAGCTTCATTCTCGAAGCCGCCCGCCTCAACGAGGCCATTGCCGCAGAAGGCATGTCCCGCGAATGGGGCCTGAAGGTCGGACGCTCCATGGAAGAGGACATTCAACAGGGTCTGCGCGCCGACGATATCGCCTCCTTCGCCATCAAGATGGCTGCGGCTGCGTCAGACGCCCGCATGGACGGCATCATGTTGCCCGTGATGAGCAACTCCGGCAGCGGCAATCAGGGCATTACCGCCACCGTACCGGTACTGGCCTTTGCCCGCAGATTGAACGCGGATGACGAAAAGCTGGCCCGTGCACTCATCATGAGCCACCTTACCGCCATCCACCTCAAGCACCACCTTGGCCGCCTCTCCGCCCTGTGCGGGGCAATTCTGGCCGCCACGGGTTCCAGCTGTGGCATCGTGATGCTGCTTGGCGGCGGCATGCGCGAAATCGGCTTCGCCATCAAGAACATGGTGGGCAACATTGCAGGCATGATCTGCGACGGTGCCAAGACCTCTTGCGCGCTCAAGGTCGCTTCTGCCGTGGAAGCCGGCATTCAGGCCGCCCTGCTCGCCAGAAAGGGCACCTCCGTCAGCGGCAAGGAAGGGATTGTGGATGACGATCTTGAAGTCAGCATCCAGAACCTCGGCCGCCTCGGCACCAGCGGCATGGCCGAAACGGACAAGGTGATTCTGGATATCATGGTGTCCAAGAAGTAA